The DNA sequence TTCTGGCATGTATGGTTATCAATACAGATGTGAGTTCTATATTTTTAATCATGGCTCAATCACTAGGCATTTGGGAAGTGAATGTGCTTTTACCATCGGCTTGAAGTAAAATggtgcttaattttaaaaaagtaactcTCAGCGCAGCTTCTCAAGGCTGGGCCCGAGGGGTTGGCCTATGTGGGAGCTTTGGGGCTTTATCTTTGTGAAGGCTTTTACTTTTCTTTActataaagaaaagtaaaagaagcacgtctgtaaaatcaggatggaaggtaatttacagggtaatcagattcaaaacacagaggatttcccctctaggcaaaactttaaagttacaaaaacagggataaacctccctcttagcacagggaaaattcacaggctaaaacaaaagataatctaatgcatttccttactattacttattatttctataatattagatgcttagttcagatatggcttagggagatgtattttccctgccctggttcctcgcTGACCGTAAAGAACACaaaggaacacaaaacaaaaaccttcccctacagatttgaaagtatcttctgccccattggtccttttggtcaggtgccaaccaggttatttgagcttaaCCCCTGACAGGTAAAGAAGGGATTTACCCTTTACAgggtaaggagggattttatgctacccttagctgtatgtttatgacaaggctCATTTAGGATCTCCTTGAATTCACCCACCAGCTGGAAGGCCTAATCACTGGGTCACATACCCCATCTACAAGCAGAGGGCATGGCTTTGAACCTGTGCCACTGGGAGAGGACAGTCAGGCCCTGAACTTGGAGGAATGTGGCTCCATAGAGTGATCCAGAACTGAAGAGTTGCACAAGTGGTGACCCACTTGTGCACCACTATCCAGCCCTTTGGGGTAAAGAGGGTCCCCCTGCCTTGTTTCCACCTCTAAACAGCCTAGGAAGCTGGGGTTCCCCTCTGGGGTATTTTGTGTGCCAAATGCTAACCCTGGGTCCCCTCCTTCCTCAACTTGCAGGGTAGTAGTGACCTACAGCAAAAAGCCCGCTTCCAGAGAGAAATTTCATGCAGCTCTAAGCCGCGGTTTGTTTCTGTCAAAAaaggctgctgttgctgcttcagaGCTTCACAGGCTACATGGAGAATCTCATCAGCGAACAAGCTGTGCCTCCCTCCCAGGCAGTGGGACCCTGCATGTCCATTGGGCTGGCTGTGAGGAAGTACTGGAACAGCACACTGAAACTGGGAgcgctccagcagcagctcatgACTGAGGTAGGATGTGCCCTAGCGATGCTGGGATCTATGTCATATAGGATTTGCTATACTAAATCAGTTCGTGGTTGAACCTTCAGTGATCATATTACactttgaagcatgagctttgatTAACCTCATCTAATTCTCAGAACTAGCTAAAATGATATTAATGGCTGTAAATATTAGCCAGCCCCTTTTAAAATCCAACTACTGTATTTAGCTCTCTGgcctgctgcagcagggaggtCTGCTGGCTGCCTACATGCAGTATGATCAAGTAATGCCTTttgtttgaaatttattttacttttttcaaGTGACCCTTAATTCTCCTATTATCATTGTCccctttgcaaccttaacactgTTTCTCAGTCATGTTCCCTGGAATAATTCTCTTTCCCAGGATAAATAGTCTCAGTATTTGCCAGACCACCTCCCAAGGGAATCCCCCTCTTTGATCCTATTCAATCTCAGAAAAATGTAGAAAAGGTAAAGCCACCAAACTTGATCACTGACATTCCCTCCAGTGAGGATGTGCCAGGATTCAGTCAGGCTTTATCGGTGTTGTACTTTTGGTTCTGTCGCAGGGAAGCAAAGGAGTCTCTATTGAGTTAGAGGAATTATTTGTTTCCCGTTTCCtgtgttccattttttaaaatgagcaccATTTTACAGGCTTTCCAGACCAATTTTGGAGCATCTGTTCTGTGAAGATAGTTGAGAATAATTTGTTCAAACGTGATAGCAAATGTCTTCATTCTCCTACGTTTTCTCTCTAATAGAAGAAATCTAACAGGAGGGATAGCTCTGCACTGAAATCTACCCTGCAAGATGTGAAAGCTGAGAATGAGCATTTGAAAAGCTTCTCACACGTGATTTCAGAATCGGGCGCATCATTAGCCAGTGCCCAGTCAGCCATCTCATGTCTACCACAAACCATCCATGGGCCAGACTGTGATTTCTCAGACACCTCACAGCCACGTTCTGCATATGGTGTAACCAAGAATGTTTGTAGTGTCCATTCTCAGACAATTGAGTCATCTCTGGTGCCCTGTGATGCATGTGCAAGTGGCCAGGCCAGCCTCCGGGAGGTCGGTAAAGCCATCATCAGCATCTGCCACAGCCAGAACATCCCTTCATCCCTGGGCAGATTCCAAGAGATGGTTGAGGAGACCCTAGGCAACAAGCCACTCACCGCTATGGACATGAGTTTCTGGGCATCAGAACAGAGCAAAGACCTCTCCCGTATCAACAAACATCTTGGGGTGCTGATGCAGCTGATAAACCCTTTGAAGGCAGAGCTGGAAGAATCTGAGAAACAGAAGGATGAACTGAGGAAGCAGGTTCAGGACTTTGACAAGCTTCTTCAGAAGGAGAATGAGACCCAGGAACGGCAGAGGAAGGAGGCTGAGCAGTACCTGGAGGAAAAGATCAAAGAGAATTTGCAGATCACAGCCAAACTGGAGAAGGACAAGGAAGATCTCCGGACAGGTGCAGTGTCAGTCCCAGCTTGTCCCTAGTCAATAGGTGTTTTCATTAGACACAGAGTCCTTGGTGAAATCCtagtcccatggaagtcagtgggagttttgccattgacttcaatgggattaggATTTCACTCCTTGACAGTTGATTGTTCCTTTTAAATTAACTCTTCTGTTCACAAATCTCTTCTTTCTCTGTATTTTTGGTGGCCAAGAGGCCAGGTATTGCAGACTCCCTACTTCACTTCTGCGTCTGGAGGGGTGGCTGTTTCCTACTCACTCTCACCTGCTGGGCTCCTTTTATTCCCTGCTGCTCTCCATCCTCTTGTCATCAGTGCTTGCTTGCTGCGTCTAGCAGACCACAAACGCTCTACATATGAGCTGATGAGGCAGGCGGGGGCTTTTCAGAACAGTACAACAGGCCTTGTTGTAATGTATCTAACTCACTAGCCCATAAAGTGGCCATTCAAAGGGTGGGAGACATCCTCCCTAGGGGTCAATATGATATCTTCACAATATGCTTGATCATCTACCTGATCCTCACCAACCTAAACAGTGAGAACACCGGTGACCTGAGTTTgttgatgcagctgtgccagtgGGTGacatctctctcttgctctctttcccccccgcacacacttggTGTGATGATATGAAGTGTTTATTGGGATTCTGGCATTGGTGATGAGTGGTGCATTATGTAGCATGTCCCTAATGAGTGTCAATAAAACCTTCGCCCCGTCCCATCCTGTGTTCAGTATGTGTCAAATCTGTTTCCAGAAAAACTGTTTCACAGCTTTTTTCAAGAgttttttaaagacatcaaggtGCTATTTTCCGTATCCCTCTGGCTGAAAGGCCAGGTGTCTTAAGACCAGAAGTTCAGTAAATAATAAAGATGATCAGCGATGTCATTTTTCCTGGCTCCTCTCTTTTGTGAAGCATAGAATGATGCACTCCTTTGATGAGAAATGCCATTGTGTAATTGTGATTTGTGGATAAGTGCTGTGAAGGACCTGGGAGGTCCTTGCTAAGTCATTTGTTCTGGTTGCTTTAGGAGCTGTTGTGCTGGAGGAGAGAATTTCCACCTTGAAAGAAGAGCTGCTGTCACAGCAAGCTGCCATGCGAGAGCTGGGTAAGAATTCTCATGGGCTCATCCCTCCAACTGATCTCATCCATAGACTTTATTCTCCTCTCACGCTGTTTTTACAcctgttgactttagtggagtcaCTCCCGATTAGCAcgggtgtaagtgagaggagaatcagcacCAATGGATTTAAATGACCTCCATcgttgtagtatctgagtgccttctaaCCTCCACTGCCCAGGTAACACACTAGGGAGAATCCTGGGGGCTGGGGCAAGATCCCATGAGCCTCTCAGAATCTCAGCCACTTCAGCACAGGGAAGAGAAGCCTTGGGGCTAGGTTATTCCTtacaggggtggggagaagctgtGCTGCAGCGGAAGCCACAGATGGACTCCTGGCTGACTCCCAAAATTCCTCCCAGGGCTCTTGGTTGACTGTTCTCTGCCACCCATCAGATGGGTATAACAGTGCTCCCCCTGCTCCAAGCCAGCTCTTGGTACAAAGGTAGGCCCATGACTTTAGGAAGACTCTGCTTCCTGCTTACACAAGGGGAAGACTCCATGTGCCACCTTCCCCCATCTCATGCACCCATACAGAGCCAGCCACAGTATggcccttaaagactaacagtgcAGCCTGTCTACCAGGCTGATACATGTATGTGTTTGCCCTGGGGTTAGCACCATGTGTTGGGACTCACAGGGTGGCAGGCCCAGGTGAGGACGATGGCTAGCCTTCTGGAAGGGGATCTATTACAGAATTTAGGTCATGCCAGAAAGCGTCCTCTCGCCTCTCTCATCCACTTCCCACAGGATCATGGAACCTGGGGAAGGAAGAGCCCATCTTTCCTATTATGAGCTCCCCCCCGTCCACAGCTTTGGTTACAGGATGTTGTGTATTCACAGAGCTGACCAAAAGCACCCTGCTGGAGGAGATGAGGACTAAGATGGACCACAAGAGCCAGATGACGAAGCTGGAAGACCAAGTGCAGCTGCTAACCAGCCAGTTGGAGAACACAAGCCACGCGCTCAGCGGGGCCACCACCCAGCTGGACAAGGAGAAGGCCAAAGTGGAAAGCATGCTCAGGCATGAGGAGGTGCGGCCATGGCAGGAAGCAGACCCGTTGCTTCCTACCTTACCCGAATCTAACTCCCTTCTACTCTCCACTAGGCCGTCTCTGGCTGGTCCTGGTCCATGCTGCTCTAGCCATACCTCTCCCGTCATCCCGTCccttctgttctgttccttctgctgctgcccaggcttgTTTTCATTTAAGACTTAGGCCAGGATTGTAAACAGGCTCTCTGTGGGAAGCTGAGGGCTCAGCTCAGTGTTCCTGCTCCCCTCCTCGCCCTGCGTTGCTTTGCTTGTACTTTCCTGACAATACCTTGTGCTATCCCTTCGATCAAGAGGTGAGTATCGGACAGGAGGAGCTGTGCACCTGAGCAGTGTTGCCATCTTACTTGTGCACGGTCACCCTTACCAGCAGGGGAGCTGCCTTCTGAGAGCAGCCTGTCTGCTGGATGGTTGCAACTTACCTTCGTCAGTATCCCCTCTGTGCCTATTTCATACCCTCAGCGCAGGGGCACTTTGCTATCAGTAACACGCTCGCTTTGGAAAATGGCCACTCATCAGTTCCAGCATTCCAGGGAGCGCTCCATGCTTTtgatgaaggctggagaagcctgATCTCCCCTAGAACCAGGCCCActggcagacatgccaaacccgcaAAATAACTGCAGAACttgggcttggttttggcttaattggcttgttggctagttttgggcttgtagcttgttgtttctttttttttaattggttctcggcaagcaggggcaagggggggagagagtcaggggtgcacagctggcccaccacagtcccagactgcacactggggcggggggggggggggaatctggtcacagagtgttggggttctcaGGGACTGGCTTCTCTTGAAATGAGATTAGCTTGATTTCTGACTCATTGTACAATCCGGGTGCTTATTTACCGTGTGACAGTTGGCAGCTGTGCCCACTGGTGCCCAtttggtgctgcaggcagaggaaaCTCTGTGGTGCCCTCTGCTGCTACCTAAATATATCATAGGCCATAGGCACCAACATCTCTGCCTGGTGGATGCTCCACTCCCCCGTCCCCACCCCTACACCACCCTcgcccacccccattccaccccttccacaaagtccccacccaccctgctttttcccaccccacctcctttccACCCCCAttccattcccttcccccaagtccccatccctctttgcctcctcccctgagcacgccatgtccctgctcctcccagaaAGTCGTAACTCCTAAACACTGCCAAACAACTGt is a window from the Gopherus evgoodei ecotype Sinaloan lineage chromosome 13, rGopEvg1_v1.p, whole genome shotgun sequence genome containing:
- the CCDC157 gene encoding coiled-coil domain-containing protein 157 isoform X4, with protein sequence MVPPQRPAGASACPGAARTEQHRVTAAAAHKMAASLPPPPGLRAQHVGLAYVENPGPARKRLAEAARVAQLECSILGRDRGCPQSSDTSRDLSIHPANEGPFPIGGLKSADRMAYLLGNPNCMESLRKDITDLQGAIIDVFSRAGAVRYPSWKFPNKMSCDLDLVALLEHYDYVENDPEFTQHSHVMLLELVIDRLLLLLQSFTGYMENLISEQAVPPSQAVGPCMSIGLAVRKYWNSTLKLGALQQQLMTEKKSNRRDSSALKSTLQDVKAENEHLKSFSHVISESGASLASAQSAISCLPQTIHGPDCDFSDTSQPRSAYGVTKNVCSVHSQTIESSLVPCDACASGQASLREVGKAIISICHSQNIPSSLGRFQEMVEETLGNKPLTAMDMSFWASEQSKDLSRINKHLGVLMQLINPLKAELEESEKQKDELRKQVQDFDKLLQKENETQERQRKEAEQYLEEKIKENLQITAKLEKDKEDLRTGAVVLEERISTLKEELLSQQAAMRELELTKSTLLEEMRTKMDHKSQMTKLEDQVQLLTSQLENTSHALSGATTQLDKEKAKVESMLRHEESLQAKQRALLQQLDCLDQECEELRASLGEAEDDKAKLEHQLKETQAEKQQVQGQLEAQQCSSYWRTCSRRS
- the CCDC157 gene encoding coiled-coil domain-containing protein 157 isoform X3, coding for MAYLLGNPNCMESLRKDITDLQGAIIDVFSRAGAVRYPSWKFPNKMSCDLDLVALLEHYDYVENDPEFTQHSHVMLLELVIDRLLLLLQSFTGYMENLISEQAVPPSQAVGPCMSIGLAVRKYWNSTLKLGALQQQLMTEKKSNRRDSSALKSTLQDVKAENEHLKSFSHVISESGASLASAQSAISCLPQTIHGPDCDFSDTSQPRSAYGVTKNVCSVHSQTIESSLVPCDACASGQASLREVGKAIISICHSQNIPSSLGRFQEMVEETLGNKPLTAMDMSFWASEQSKDLSRINKHLGVLMQLINPLKAELEESEKQKDELRKQVQDFDKLLQKENETQERQRKEAEQYLEEKIKENLQITAKLEKDKEDLRTGAVVLEERISTLKEELLSQQAAMRELELTKSTLLEEMRTKMDHKSQMTKLEDQVQLLTSQLENTSHALSGATTQLDKEKAKVESMLRHEESLQAKQRALLQQLDCLDQECEELRASLGEAEDDKAKLEHQLKETQAEKQQVQGQLEAQQQLLENLQQEKLSFEQSTSELLRNISELDELLQELKERERLLVSFPDLHIPAETQFECTGNITDDMEKQLQANNIRISVLEEENSRLRTALAKMKEAAQQGVLRLIPQTQLWAHFSSRTGSKDSMMDPHKASTGKPALTHRPPSSTAPRQLASDQASSQSTVLQRPASSQPKPSSAEAMWKAMSCVSLPVETSAISTYARLKGKGSAARVQARSAHSPRNHQK